The Kordia sp. SMS9 DNA window GTCAGCTCCATAGAAAATTAATGTTCCGTCATCATCGTATTCAGCCGTTCCTAAATTTACTTCTTTCGCATCTACATTCATACGCTTTGCCAACATGCTAAAGCCTTTTTTAGACATTTTGGAAGAAGGAAATTCTCCTTTAATTTCTTTTCGCTTCTGGTTTTCGTCAACGCTCACCATTCCTGGATGATTGACCAAATCTTTTCGATAGTCATAGCCATCTTCTACACGCAATCCTTGGTTCAATACATTCGGGTTTCTATAAGCAGCACTAATGCCTGGTGCCAGTTTGTCTTTTGCAAAATTTGGCGATAAGTTTTGGTGATCTTCAATCATGATAGATAAATCCAAACTGTTATTAAAGTCATACCAAAACGGTTTCTTATTTGCCACTTCTACCGACCATTCAATGTCGTATTCACGTGCATCAATTTGTCGTACAGGATTTCCGTGATCGTCACATTCATAAATGTAAAAACGCTGTGCTTGCTTCTTTAAGCGTCCGTCATCGGTTAAATAATTTTCATCAGTATTATACATATTTCTCCAAGGAACTTCTGGGCTAAAAATCACTTGATCTTTTGTTGCAGGACCATTTCCAAGTCGCGCAATTCCGATAGACGGATAGATTCTAAATTTTGGGTTTTCGTGTGCCATCTGATTAATTTTTAAGGTTGCCTAAAGATAGGATTGGTACGTTTTTTATACTAGCGTGTTTTTACGTGATTTTTAGAATCAGGTAAGAGTTATTGGTTAAAGTTTGGGTCTAAAAATAGCATTCAATCTAACATCATAAATACAATATGTAGTTGTTAACTAGAGTATTAAGTCTACTTTATGAACCTAATCACTTAGAAATAACATTTAAAAAATTTATTATGCTTAAAAGTAAAGGCTAGAAGAAGAATGTAAAAAAAGAACCGATGAAAACGGCAAAATAAAAGAAAGTAGAGAAAAAGGCTTAGTAGTGTGGTTTTCATTCAATTTCTAAAAGAAAAAATTACAACTCTTGAAAACTCTGTAGTTACACATTCGTTAGCACCCAAAGTTCAACAGACTCATCCGCACGCCAATGTTGATCTCGCTTTGTGTTTTTGGAAGCTGATTTGACCGATTTTTTAAAACACTTTTCCAATTGAAATCTTCCGCCTTCCGCCAATTCTTTTTCTATGGGATGTGCATTTGCTGCATTTGTTAGTTGTCCTAAATTTGAAAAAATCAAGACTAATTTTCCATCTGGCAACAACATTTTTTTTGCTTCCTTGAAGAAATCAGGAAATAAATTTTTAGGATAATAAAGGGCTTCATCAAGTGTATTTATCTCTTTTGTTGTTGGCAACCACGGCGGATTGAACACAATGAGTTCTGTCGGTTTCTCCCATTTCCCAAAAAGGTTTCCAAAGTCAACTTCAATTTTTCGCGACAGTTTTGTGGTTCCCATAAATTCCTTTAAACCAATAATGGCATTCGGGTTTGTATCGGTTCCAAATACTTTTTGAAAACCGTGTTTTATGAGTTGAAACGAAAGGATTCCACTTCCAAATCCAACATCAATGGCTGTTTTTTTAGCGCCTTTGTAACGCTTCAACCAATTGTCAAAAAGTTCTAAATGTTCAAAACGCGTTGGAAAATATACTCCATAATATGGATGCAATTTATTTCGAAGTACCGGAATAGAAATTCCTTTTTGATACCATTGCCAAGCACTATTTAACCCTTGAATTTGTGATAATGGCAAAAAGAAGTTTTTATTTTCTGGATACAACTTTTCTAACCAACCGATGACAGGCGATTTTTTTACGACTAGTTTATGATTGGTAATTTCTATCAAAATTAAGTTTGAAAGTCTGTGATATACAGAACGATACTTGCGCTGCTCCAAAAACGTTCCGTTCAACATTTTTTTCTTCAAGTATATATGCAGCGCTTTCAATAAGTCAAGTCCATTTGAATAAAATTCTGTAATCAATACATGTTTTCCCGATTCTAGAACTTTAATTGTGCCTTTAATATCCATTCCACGATAAAACAGTGCGATTTCTATTTCTGGAATAACTGGAGTAGGTTTATTTGAAATAAGTACAGCATCCATAGAACAGTTGATTTCGTGTGAAGGTAGGCAATCCTTTTGGCTAATTACTACGATGTATGAATTATATCTCAAGCTATTTTTCTTAATATTTTCTAAAAAAGATTGTTTACAATTGATATATCAACTATTATTGTGTCAAATAATTAAATATGAATCTAAAATCTCCTGCTGAAACTATTTTTTACACAATAGAATCCACGATCAAAGAATACCGAAAGTCATCGCAAAAAAAACTTTCTAACGAAGTAAGTGACATGACGATTGATCAAGGAATGATTTTGGCTTTTTTAGATCAATATCCTGAGAAAACTCAGAAAGAAATTGCCTCCATGGCCTTTAAAGACAATGCTTCTATGACTAGAATGTTGGACTTAATGGAGAAAAAAAAGTATTTAAAAAGATCGATCAACCCAGAAAATAGGAGAAGATATAAGATTGAAATTACCGCCAAAGGAAAGCGAGTTTTAAAAACCTTAGCGCCAATTATCACAAATAATCGTGAAAAAGCACTCAACGGAATTTCAGCAGAAGAGCTTCAACAAGTGGAAACCATTCTCTTGAAAATTAAATCAAATTGCAATTAACATACGCGTCATTCATACATTATCAAAAAACGAAAACATGAAAAAAATCACCTTACAAATAATTATTGCTTGCTGCTTCCTCTTTTGGTCAACCAGCAGCCTGAAAGCTCAAAACAAACAAGTCAATGTAACGCAAACACAAATCAGTACTGTTATTGATTCGGTTGTTCGCATTTTAGATGTAAATTATATTTTTCCCGAAGTTGCCACAAAAATGAACGCAAAAATTCAAGAGAATTTTAAAAAAGGAACGTATAAAAAAATCAAAGATCCACAACTATTAGCTTCTACCCTAACCGAAGATTTACAAGCCATTAGCAAGGATAAACACTTGCGCGTTATGTACAATCCGCAACAAATTGCTGCACAAGAACGTGTAGTTACAACAGAAGATAGTTTGGCGTATGTTGCAGATTATGTAAACCAAATGAAGTATCAAAACTTTGGTTTTAAAGAAGTTAAAATTCTCGATGGTAATATTGGGTATTTGGATTTACGCGGTTTTATGGACACGGAATACGCGAGTGAAACTGCCGTTGCTGCTATGAATTTTCTCAGCAGTGCCGAAGTGATTATTATTGACTTACGTCAGAATGGTGGTGGATCGCCAAGCATGATTCAGTTAATTACCAGCTATTTATATCCTGCTCGACGCATTCATTTGAATAACTTTTACAACCGATCCGCAGACGTTAGCACACAAACATGGACGTTGCCGCATGTGCCTGGGAAACGAAATCCTGATGCGAAAGTATTTGTGTTAACAAGCAGCAGTACTTTTTCGGCTGCGGAAGAATTCTCCTATAATTTGAAACATTTAGAACGTGCTACGTTAATCGGAGAAACTACAGGCGGCGGCGCGCATCCTGGTGGAACCATCAATGCTGCAGAAGGTTTTATGGTATGGACA harbors:
- a CDS encoding S41 family peptidase encodes the protein MKKITLQIIIACCFLFWSTSSLKAQNKQVNVTQTQISTVIDSVVRILDVNYIFPEVATKMNAKIQENFKKGTYKKIKDPQLLASTLTEDLQAISKDKHLRVMYNPQQIAAQERVVTTEDSLAYVADYVNQMKYQNFGFKEVKILDGNIGYLDLRGFMDTEYASETAVAAMNFLSSAEVIIIDLRQNGGGSPSMIQLITSYLYPARRIHLNNFYNRSADVSTQTWTLPHVPGKRNPDAKVFVLTSSSTFSAAEEFSYNLKHLERATLIGETTGGGAHPGGTINAAEGFMVWTPTGRAINPITNTNWEGTGVEPHVKVTADKALEVAEMKALEYLAAKATDEALKFRYNWALTNKKAMSNPMTVKESVLKSYIGTYEVRNITMENGQLIYQRENRGKHTLVPVSENEFMVGNISFFRIRFVKENNKIVALEGLYDDGRTDKNLKTD
- a CDS encoding MarR family winged helix-turn-helix transcriptional regulator, whose product is MNLKSPAETIFYTIESTIKEYRKSSQKKLSNEVSDMTIDQGMILAFLDQYPEKTQKEIASMAFKDNASMTRMLDLMEKKKYLKRSINPENRRRYKIEITAKGKRVLKTLAPIITNNREKALNGISAEELQQVETILLKIKSNCN
- a CDS encoding methyltransferase: MDAVLISNKPTPVIPEIEIALFYRGMDIKGTIKVLESGKHVLITEFYSNGLDLLKALHIYLKKKMLNGTFLEQRKYRSVYHRLSNLILIEITNHKLVVKKSPVIGWLEKLYPENKNFFLPLSQIQGLNSAWQWYQKGISIPVLRNKLHPYYGVYFPTRFEHLELFDNWLKRYKGAKKTAIDVGFGSGILSFQLIKHGFQKVFGTDTNPNAIIGLKEFMGTTKLSRKIEVDFGNLFGKWEKPTELIVFNPPWLPTTKEINTLDEALYYPKNLFPDFFKEAKKMLLPDGKLVLIFSNLGQLTNAANAHPIEKELAEGGRFQLEKCFKKSVKSASKNTKRDQHWRADESVELWVLTNV